Within the Nitrososphaerota archaeon genome, the region CTATTATTGAGAAAGGTGAAAAATTTACAAAGGATACAAGTATAGGATCGGAATATGATAGTAAAGTTTTCTATTCTCTTCATGAAGCACTTTTTTTATTGAAAAATGGTTTAAGGAAGTACTTATTAAAAAATTATCTTTATAGTGAAAAAGAAAATTCTGAAGTAATAGCATTAGTAGGTGGTTGGAAAGATAGATTTGCTGGAGCACATTTGCATATAGGGCTTGGAGAAAATGGAATAAGTAAAAAAGACGCAGAAAAATTAGCAATGCATATCCATGACCACATTCCATTCATAATAGCTTTATCAGCAAATTCTCCTATATGGAGAGAGAAAATAACAAATAATGCATCCAATAGATTAATTAGATGTAGTGAAAATTATTGTAGCATTGTTCCAAGAGGAAAATTAAATATGGATCATTATAATGAAATTAGCTATAATTATGCTATAAAATCTAAACCTCCAACACTTGAATTAAGAGTATGTGATAGTAATATTCCACAATATTTATGTGCTTCACTCCTTATTTTAAAATTAATAACATTAGGATGGCTTAAAGGGAAAAGAATTACAAATAAATGTTCATATGAAAATTATGTTCAAGCAAGATTAAATGCTGCTAAAAAAGGGACTAAAGCTATTATTTTTTGGAATGATAAAGCAGTAGATGTAAAAAATTATTTCAATCTATTCTTTAAAAAATATAGAAAGGAAGTAGATGAAGTAAAAATTCCTGATGAAGTATTAGAAATATTAAAATTATTTAAAAAAGGATGGAATGGAGCTGAAATAATTAAGCATTCATGCAAGAAATTTAAAAAGAAACACCCAATCTCATGGCAAAAATATTTTGCAATGAATTATGTAAATGCTATAGAATCTGTATTAAATGGTGGAACAATAACTGATTTTGCTGAAAAACTTATGGTAAAATTACCTAATACAAATGGAGTGGAATTTCATTAGTAAATAGAACGTGCTATTTTTAATTTTTTTATTTAAATTATTTTTTAAGTTTAAAATAGTATAATAACACTCTTGTATGAAAAAGAAGGAGAAGAGTTTTATTGTTTAATAGCTTCAATTAGTAATCATAACTCCTTTTTATCGTAAATTTAACGTATTTATAGAAATTCAATAAACTATTTACAAAAATATGAAGATAATAATAGTCTTTAGTGGTTTGGTAATTACACTTTTGGAAAATGCATAACTTTACCGCTTTTTCTTGCTAAATATGGCTTTCTATCATTAATGTTGAGGTATCTTTTTCAATAAATATTTAGCATAGTTTAGCAATTCTATGCTGCTATTATAAAGCTTTGATGCTCGTCCATGTATACTGCTTTCTCCATCAAATAAAGCTCTTAGAAATGCAGAAACAGCATCTTTAGAACGCTCAATGTACGGTTTTAGTTTTTTCTAATGGTCTCTCTAAGAATTTGTAAAGTATAATACTATATTCTTTTTTCATTCCAAAATTTTTTATAAAGTTCTTTTCTTCCTAAATACTTTAGCAACTCATAATCTTTAATAATGCTTTAATAGCTTCTTATGAATATTTAAAAACAAGAGAAATAAATGATAAAATTTAGATAATATTTCCCTCTAAATTGAATAAAATATTTATAAAATCCATAGATTTTCCTTATTTAGTTCTTTATATTCTTTCGATAGTTGTAGCAGTAATTTTTTTATCAATATTTTGTGCAATTTCTAAGCATATACCACGTGTTCTTTCATTTTTTGCC harbors:
- a CDS encoding glutamate-cysteine ligase family protein; the protein is MYIDKNRSLISMGVEVEFYTINIPKLEIRRKIIYPKKSIIEKGEKFTKDTSIGSEYDSKVFYSLHEALFLLKNGLRKYLLKNYLYSEKENSEVIALVGGWKDRFAGAHLHIGLGENGISKKDAEKLAMHIHDHIPFIIALSANSPIWREKITNNASNRLIRCSENYCSIVPRGKLNMDHYNEISYNYAIKSKPPTLELRVCDSNIPQYLCASLLILKLITLGWLKGKRITNKCSYENYVQARLNAAKKGTKAIIFWNDKAVDVKNYFNLFFKKYRKEVDEVKIPDEVLEILKLFKKGWNGAEIIKHSCKKFKKKHPISWQKYFAMNYVNAIESVLNGGTITDFAEKLMVKLPNTNGVEFH